The following is a genomic window from Nicotiana tabacum cultivar K326 chromosome 3, ASM71507v2, whole genome shotgun sequence.
AGAGTCCAGGGGCGTGACACCCACCCTCGAGAATATCGAGGTCATGATCTGGAATCGGTCTAAATCCCAAAGGACCTCGGAGGACGTCGTCGGGCAACCAAACAAGACCAACAAAAGGTCGTGATATCTGCGACCGGTCGGATGTCACGGTTCAGATCTCGGCACACATCGATAGAGGACAAGTGATTAGTTAAACAGAAGATTTCCTACCTTCTATAGAATTGTACTTaaggtaaaactcccctactatataaagggaagtCTGATCATTAATTAAACATATTGTAACACACATTCCAAGGCAATATAGtattattttctttgttcttaTTCTTGTTCATTAGTGCTTGTCTTTGTGAGCCCGGATTGGGGTGGATATCTCATTGAGGCTAGAATTATCTGAGTTTACTAtgtctttatttatttaatctaacgcaatttatcatttgtatcgaattaattcgCGTATCCTTAAAGTCACTTACAAATTCATTTGTTATCCGTTTCCGAGGGTAAACAGTCACAATTGAGATTATGAAAAATATGATGACCAAATATAATTTCACTATAAATTTTGAGGATCGAATATGCAGttcacataataaataaatatgacGAATAAAAATATCTATGCAATGATGAAAGGGGAAATCCCTCggatagaataaataaataaacaacaccagcaaataaataaaataaaagttgccttttaaaatataaaaaaaattgttcgTAAACCATAGTTATTCtcacgaagaagaaaaagaaaaataaaaaagaagttcttaataaaataaaaaaattaatacacAACTAGGAGGAAAGACACAGAAATCCCACGTGCTTTGCCCTATTTAGTTAAAACAAATACACTCGTGAGAGAAAATTGTAAGTGGCAAGTGAAAGAAATACGTCGGAGAAGAAGGAAACCTGGGTGCATTGATGTGGCAGAGAGGTTGGGTTTCTTGGATTCGAGCCCTTAGTAGAAGCCTGTAGACTAATTTAGTTGGTGCAATTTTTTGAAAACTTGTTCATCTGCTGGACCATTAACATCCAAACAGATCATTAATCTTGTATGGACCTACATTGTTTTATTTACTACTCTTACTACTATTTAACTTATGTTTCTTGATTCTGTGTAGTTGGTTCTGAAGTGTTCCATGAAGAATGAAGAAAGCAGCTAAATGGATTGATTGGCTAATCTTTTTATATAATCTATTAACTTGCAAGGAAAATAACGGGAACTAAGCTAGCAATCTAAGAGAGAAGGAAAAGGAACTAAGTATTCTCATTCATAATCCTCAAATGGGCAAAGTGCAGTACATATAAAGTGACTGAAATGGAGACTAAAgtaaaagaaatataagactAACTGGACTTAAGTGAAAATACTTTTTAGGACTAAACTGCTAGTTCTCAAACTATATAACTGACTTAACTACTCCTTATTCTCGTACTACTACTCAAGCTCTATGTACTCCTCCCGCAGCTGTGCAATTGATGCAGTTCATATCAGTACTCCCACCTGAAAATCTTCCTTGTCCTCAAGGTTGTCCTCAAGGAAGGAAAGATGGAAACCTGACACGCAGAATACTAGCATCTTCCCAAGTCGCTTGATCTTCTGGAAGCTGATCCTATTGAATTAAAAGCTGAACTATTGCTTTATTCCCCTTCTGAACCATCCTTCTATCCAACACTTTAGCAGGGCAAGGATAGTAAGGGTCGGACAAGTCCAATACTGGAGGGTGAGGTACTTTCTGAGGAACCTCCTAACAGGGTTTAAGTAAGGATACATGGAAGGTGGGGTGCAACATCAACTGTGAAGGCAAGGACAGTTTGTAGGCAACATTGCCTACCTTCTGAAAGATCTGGTATGGGCCATAATGCTTGGAGGAGAGTTTGGTAAAGTGTCTGCTAGATAAAGTCATCTGCCTGTAGGGTTAAATCTTAAGATATATCCACTCTCCAACCTTAAACAATCAGATCTTTTCCTGTTGTCTTGGTCGACCATCCTCTGTTGAGACTTGGACAGATGGAACTTAAGTAGCTGCAACTTGAGCTCCCTTGTCGTCAAGCTTCTATCCACTTCTGGTACCCCTGAATCTCCTTGCATATAAGTCAAGTGTAAAGGTGGAGGCTGGCCAGAAAGAAGGCTTCAATGGTATGGTCTGAGTGGATGTGTGAAAGGTGGTGTTGTACCACCATTCTGCAAAGATCAAATAATGCCCCCAATCTGCAGGTGAGTCAGAGCAGTAGCATCTCAAATAAGTCTCCAAACACCTATTGATAACCTCAGTTTGACCATTGAATTATGGGTGGTCATCAGTAAAATTGTTTAAGGTCACTCCTTGGGTAGCAAACAGTTCCTGCCACAATTTGCTCGTGAAGATTGGGTCCATGTCACTCACAATATCTTCAGGCATTCCATGAAGCTTAAAGATATTTTCCATGAACAGTTTGGCAATGTCTATTGGAGAATAAAGATGTTTAATTGCTACAAAATGAGCATATTTTGTCAATTTATCTACCACTACCCAAATGACTTCTTTCCCATTGGACTTAGGCAACCCCTCGATAAAATCCATGCTAATGCTACTCCATGCCAGTGCTGGGATTTGTAGTAGCTGCAATAGGCCTGGAGATGCAAAGTGGTCATACTTGATTTTTTGGCACACATCGCATTTTTTAACATAGTTCTCCATATCTTCCTTCATCCCTCTCCAGTAAAACAGAGCAGTAATCTTCCTGTAAGTGTGGTCGATTCCAGAATGACCACTAGTAACTGAGTCATGCCACAATTGAAGTATCTCCTTCCTAAGCATTGCATTAGACCCAATCGCTAGTCTTCCATTCTTTCGCAATTGCTGATTAATGAGAGAATACCCCTTCACTTCTTCTTTGAGATTATCCAATTGATGCATTAACTCTTGTAACTCTGGATTTGTAATCCAGCTATTCATGATGGCCTGTAGTAGGTCAATTCTCACGGTAAATAGTGAGAGAGCAGCAATTGTCACTGCAGGAATCCTGGATAGAGCATCTGCAGCTTTATTCTCCTTACCCTTCTTATATTCAATGTCAAAGTCATACTGCATGAGTTTAGTCACCCACTTCAATTGTGCTCCTGTGTGCAACTTTTGGTCAGTTTTAACAATGAAATGTCTACCTATTAAATACTGACCCCATCTTGTGACAGCCATTACTAATGCTAGCAACTCTTTGTCATACACAGACATAGCTTGGTGTTGTTTAGATAACCCTTTACTTAGATATGCAATAGGTTGGCCCTTCTGCATAATCACAGCTCCAATTCCCACATCAGACGCATCAGTTTCGACTGTAAATACCAAGCTGAAATTGGCAGAGCTAACACTGGTGCAGTAGTTAGAGCATTTTTCAATGATTGAAATGCTGCACTTGACGTCTCAGTCCACTTGAAACAATCTCTCTTCAACAAATCAATTAGGGGCTTGCTAATCTGCCCATAGCCCCTAATGAATCTCTTGTAATATCCAGCCAACCCCAAAAAGCCTCTTAATTGCTTGACAGTAGAAGGGGTTGGCCACTCTTGTTCTGCCTGGATTTTCTTAGGGTCAGTAGAGACCCCCTTGGCAGAGATATAATGTCCCATAGACTCCACACTTGTTGTAGCAAAATGACATTTAGATTTCCTAGCAAAGAGATAGTGCTGCAGCAACAATCTAAAGGTCTCCTTTAAGTGAACCACATGATCCTGCATAGTCTTACTAAAAATCAGTTTATCATCAAAGACCACTAAGATAAACTTCCTCAAGTGTTCTTGAAAAATGTGGTTCATCGGCCCTTGAAAATTAGAGGGAGCGTTGGTTAAGCCGAATGGCATCACCAAATACTCGTAATGACCGGAatgggtcctaaaagctgtcttgtGAATGTCTGAGGGTGCCATCCTAATTTGGTGATAGCCCGATCGAAGATCAATCTTTAAATACACTTGTGAACCCCTCAATTCATCCAACAACTCCTCAATGATAGGTATATGGTACCTGTCTTTAATTGTAATCTGGTTTAAAGCTCTGTAATCCACGCATAATTTCCAACTGCCATCCTTCTTCCCTACCAATATAACTGGAGAAGCAAATGGACTACTACTGTGTTGTATTAAGCCCTAGGATTGTAATTCCTGCACCACTCTTTCAATAACATCTTTTTGCACTGGGAGAATAGTTATAGGGCCTTGTATTTACTGGATTGGACCCTTCTTTGAGTGGAATGTGATGATCAAAAGGTTCCCTGAAAGAGGGCAACCCCTTTGGTTCACTGAAAACTCTCTTAAACTCCTGCAACACCTGCTGAATCTCAACAGGTTCAGCGCTTGGAAGCTACTCATGTTCCTCCTTGTGCTTCTCTGGTGCATTCCTTGTAACCTTAATCATAATAGTTGGGCCCCTTCCTTTTGTATTTTCTGCAAGCATCTGACTCCACCATCTGTAGTTTGGGCCTAATTCTTTGCAAGAGTAACATCTTCCCTTCATATTCAAATTGCATAGTCAACTTCTTAAAATTGAACAAAATGTCGCCCAAGTCACTTAACCACTAGACCCCCAACACTACATCACAAGTTCCCAAAGGAAGCAACAGAAAGTCTACTCTAAACATAGATCCTTGCAACAACCACTCATTTCCCTTGCACACTCCTGAGATTGGCACTGTGTTTCCATCAGCTAAATTAGCATCAAGTAATTCACATAATCCACCTTCCAGCCCATTTTAGTCACCAAATCTTTGTCAATGAAGTTATGAGTTGATCCCGTATCGATAAAGATATTGAGTGGCCTCTGTTGACAGTAGCTAGAGAGTCTTAATGTCTTGTAACCTATGGTGCCATGAAGAGCATAAATTGAGATCTCACACGTCTCTGCAATCTCTTCCCTGTTAAACAGCTCTTCCTTAATTTCCACCACTGTCTCCACTTCCTCTAACTCCAGCAAGTACAACTGAGCCCTGGCTTTACACATATGGCCATGCTCAAACTTTTCATCACAAACATAACACAATCTCTTGGCTCTCTTCTCACTCAATTCTGCAGGGGTGAgtctcctcctcttagtcctatcaaGGACTGTATTCTG
Proteins encoded in this region:
- the LOC107807660 gene encoding uncharacterized protein LOC107807660 produces the protein MSELVKVKQIGGVVEFQELFDRVMNRLNLEPGYAISIFLEGLKPELGDVVRILKPYSLPQAYHLAWLQKSIFIKQSKALKTSILQSSNIFNRTHVASQQPTYAKPVTTHVNHLPKYVQNTVLDRTKRRRLTPAELSEKRAKRLCYVCDEKFEHGHMCKARAQLYLLELEEVETVVEIKEELFNREEIAETCEISIYALHGTIGYKTLRLSSYCQQRPLNIFIDTGSTHNFIDKDLVTKMGWKVLQEFKRVFSEPKGLPSFREPFDHHIPLKEGSNPGLIQHSSSPFASPVILVGKKDGSWKLCVDYRALNQITIKDRYHIPIIEELLDELRGSQVYLKIDLRSGYHQIRMAPSDIHKTAFRTHSGHYEYLVMPFGLTNAPSNFQGPMNHIFQEHLRKFILVVFDDKLIFSKTMQDHVVHLKETFRLLLQHYLFARKSKCHFATTSVESMGHYISAKGVSTDPKKIQAEQEWPTPSTVKQLRGFLGLAGYYKRFIRGYGQISKPLIDLLKRDCFKWTETSSAAFQSLKNALTTAPVLALPISAWYLQSKLMRLMWELEL